From the Psychrobacillus sp. FSL K6-4046 genome, one window contains:
- a CDS encoding MarR family transcriptional regulator codes for MSNKKPSKLEQQLCFEVYKASSNFTKQYAKTLEPFQLTFPQYLVLLALWEEDHLLTRDIGKRLELGIGTLNPIINRMIERDWLEKKQSNEDKRAYIISLTEKAKKAEDEIEQSIIKKITSCNFLDMNASTLMSQLKELNAFLSKMEE; via the coding sequence ATGAGTAACAAGAAACCCTCTAAATTAGAGCAGCAGCTATGCTTCGAGGTATATAAGGCTTCCAGTAACTTTACTAAGCAATATGCTAAAACCTTGGAGCCATTTCAATTAACGTTTCCTCAATATTTAGTATTGTTGGCATTATGGGAAGAGGATCATTTGCTGACGAGAGATATTGGAAAGCGTTTGGAGCTAGGAATTGGTACGTTAAACCCTATTATTAACCGAATGATTGAGCGGGACTGGCTTGAAAAGAAACAATCTAACGAGGATAAACGAGCCTATATTATATCTCTAACTGAGAAGGCTAAAAAAGCAGAAGATGAAATTGAACAATCCATTATAAAAAAAATTACAAGCTGTAACTTCCTAGACATGAATGCAAGTACACTCATGTCCCAATTAAAAGAACTAAATGCTTTTTTATCGAAAATGGAGGAGTGA
- a CDS encoding MFS transporter: MAEKNTSQTWAIALFSIGVFMAALDNGIISAALTTINSSFEVNANWGAWGITLYTLGLAISVPIVGKLSDRYGRKRLFIVEIAIFGIGSLLVALSPNFTFYLIARFIQALGGGGIFIIGSSHILSTLPVEKQGKALGMLGGMNGIAAVLGPNLGSVLLDLTGSWHFLFLINIPIAIALVILGFLKLEETKDAAVGKLDLLGIVLLSLSILGIMYGLTNIEGVNFFKSLLELEVYGYILAGIVLLLLLLFHESRLEKRGGDPILPFRLLSKSSYLLTLLIGMFSGALLAGMIFIPAFSEQVLGIAQENAGYWMTPLALAAGLGAAMGGVFVDKKGPILAVLLSGIVSAIGFLLFPTWIEAKWHFILASSVAGFGMGIILGAPLNILATEKLNADKGTALATLSLSRQIGMTIAPTIYAGFITRGFNEIPTIFQNDFPKILQQNIEEANISEAGLQEFQNLSQQVSSSGEIISQETMSRLLDQIQDPTLLQTVLKSIDQVTTIAAQNGYGGLFYSAVVIAALIIVTTLILAPIRKRSLKS; this comes from the coding sequence ATGGCAGAAAAAAATACTTCTCAAACATGGGCAATAGCATTATTTTCTATTGGTGTTTTTATGGCTGCTCTTGATAACGGGATTATCAGTGCTGCTCTTACAACCATCAATAGTTCTTTTGAGGTTAATGCGAACTGGGGGGCGTGGGGAATAACACTCTACACTCTCGGTCTTGCAATCAGCGTGCCAATAGTAGGAAAGCTCTCTGATCGTTATGGTCGCAAGCGACTTTTCATTGTGGAGATTGCCATTTTTGGGATTGGCTCCTTGCTAGTTGCCTTAAGTCCTAACTTCACTTTTTATTTAATCGCCCGTTTCATACAAGCTCTAGGTGGAGGCGGTATATTCATCATCGGAAGCTCTCATATTTTAAGCACTCTGCCGGTAGAAAAACAAGGCAAGGCTTTAGGTATGCTGGGGGGGATGAATGGTATTGCAGCAGTATTAGGACCCAATCTCGGTAGTGTGTTGTTAGATCTTACAGGAAGTTGGCATTTCTTATTTCTCATTAATATACCTATTGCAATCGCTCTTGTTATACTTGGTTTTTTAAAACTAGAAGAAACAAAGGATGCAGCAGTTGGAAAACTGGATTTACTAGGAATTGTTTTACTTTCCTTGTCTATTCTAGGAATTATGTATGGGTTGACTAATATTGAAGGAGTCAACTTCTTTAAGAGCCTACTGGAGTTAGAGGTATATGGATATATCTTAGCAGGGATTGTTCTTTTACTCCTTTTATTATTCCATGAAAGTCGCTTAGAAAAACGTGGTGGTGATCCCATCCTTCCATTTCGTTTGCTATCCAAATCGTCATACTTATTAACCTTGTTAATAGGTATGTTTTCAGGAGCTCTATTAGCAGGTATGATTTTTATCCCTGCCTTTTCTGAGCAAGTGCTTGGGATAGCCCAAGAAAACGCTGGGTATTGGATGACACCTCTTGCATTAGCAGCTGGGCTAGGAGCTGCGATGGGTGGTGTGTTCGTTGATAAAAAAGGACCAATTTTAGCCGTACTTCTATCTGGTATTGTGTCTGCCATTGGTTTTCTTTTGTTCCCTACTTGGATTGAAGCTAAATGGCATTTCATTCTCGCTTCTTCAGTAGCTGGATTCGGAATGGGTATAATTCTTGGGGCGCCTTTAAATATATTAGCAACCGAAAAACTCAACGCCGACAAGGGTACTGCATTGGCAACTCTCTCTTTAAGTAGACAAATCGGTATGACCATCGCTCCAACTATTTATGCCGGATTTATTACTAGAGGGTTTAACGAAATACCAACCATTTTCCAAAATGATTTCCCAAAAATATTACAGCAAAACATCGAGGAAGCAAACATCAGTGAGGCAGGCCTCCAGGAGTTTCAAAACCTTTCCCAACAGGTGTCCTCCTCTGGGGAAATTATTTCCCAGGAAACTATGTCACGATTATTAGACCAAATACAAGATCCAACATTACTTCAGACTGTATTAAAAAGTATCGACCAAGTAACTACAATAGCTGCACAAAATGGCTACGGAGGGCTCTTCTATTCCGCAGTAGTTATAGCAGCTTTAATCATCGTTACTACCCTTATCCTGGCGCCTATTCGTAAACGAAGTCTCAAAAGCTAA
- a CDS encoding DMT family transporter, which translates to MNRAAMLKMTLSMAIFGSIGFFTGKTGIPAIELVFVRCIFATLFLGSLWLITGQHKKETWKKRELLQTLLCGVFLVLNWVFLFKAFEVTSITIAITIYNLAPIIVLLLGTLFLKERMTWTSLIAILVCFLGSVLIVGINTTQSLSAFLGSGFLWALLAAFCYAMTMLLGKGVNHLSAYAMTFVQTTVGIVILLPFLQLNVFQGLTMENWLYIIGTGLIHTGFVYYLFFDSLRKLTAVVISALVFVDPVVAILLDTWILDFRPTPMQVLGILMVFGGIIYTLIKSNKREPIESTEV; encoded by the coding sequence ATGAATAGAGCGGCAATGCTAAAAATGACATTGTCCATGGCCATTTTTGGATCGATTGGTTTTTTTACAGGAAAAACTGGTATTCCTGCTATAGAGTTAGTGTTTGTTCGCTGTATTTTTGCCACCCTTTTCCTTGGTTCATTATGGTTGATTACTGGTCAACATAAGAAAGAAACTTGGAAAAAAAGAGAACTGCTTCAAACTCTTCTATGCGGTGTATTCTTAGTTCTAAATTGGGTGTTCCTTTTCAAGGCTTTTGAAGTCACATCGATTACGATTGCGATTACTATATATAATTTGGCGCCAATCATTGTTTTGTTACTTGGAACCTTATTTTTGAAGGAGAGGATGACATGGACATCTCTGATTGCTATATTAGTATGCTTTCTTGGAAGTGTTCTGATTGTAGGTATTAATACCACTCAATCCCTATCAGCGTTTCTAGGCTCTGGCTTTTTATGGGCACTTCTAGCTGCATTTTGCTATGCGATGACTATGCTTCTTGGAAAAGGTGTTAACCATTTAAGTGCCTATGCAATGACCTTTGTCCAGACCACAGTTGGAATTGTAATACTACTTCCGTTTCTTCAACTTAATGTATTTCAAGGATTAACTATGGAAAACTGGCTATACATAATTGGTACGGGCTTGATACATACAGGTTTTGTCTATTATTTATTTTTTGATAGTCTTAGAAAGTTAACTGCTGTGGTAATTTCCGCATTAGTTTTTGTTGATCCAGTCGTCGCTATATTACTAGATACATGGATATTAGATTTCCGTCCAACACCTATGCAAGTTTTAGGGATTTTAATGGTTTTTGGAGGAATTATTTATACACTTATTAAATCTAATAAGAGAGAGCCTATTGAATCCACGGAAGTGTAA
- a CDS encoding DMT family transporter: MNSEKTSKSIVLPLIVSIVAISFAAIFVKWSNAPATILSMYRMILASLLLLPVVWIKRDEFKRISKREWYLLFFSGMFLALHFALWFGSLKLTTVASSTIILALQPIIALIGGMILFKERTTASALLTMGIAVVGAVMVGWGDFGLSKSAILGDILSFLSVIAVVGYLLIGQSAVKKVSHWIYSFCVFGFAAVALILYNVVTSVQLTGYDAKEWGIFVLLAVVPTISHLINNWLLNYVNATTISMSILGEPVGATILAVIILGERIVAWQIIGGLIVLIGVFFFLMQQISGYKKISKAKVG; encoded by the coding sequence GTGAATTCTGAAAAAACATCTAAATCAATTGTATTACCGTTAATAGTTTCTATTGTGGCGATTTCGTTTGCAGCTATTTTTGTGAAATGGTCCAATGCACCAGCAACTATTTTAAGTATGTATCGAATGATCCTAGCTAGCTTATTGCTTTTGCCAGTTGTCTGGATAAAAAGGGACGAATTTAAAAGAATTTCAAAAAGAGAATGGTACCTTTTGTTCTTCTCTGGCATGTTCTTAGCTTTGCATTTTGCTCTCTGGTTTGGCTCGTTGAAGCTAACTACTGTAGCAAGCTCAACAATAATACTAGCGCTCCAACCGATTATTGCTTTAATCGGTGGAATGATTTTGTTTAAAGAAAGAACTACTGCTAGTGCCCTGCTTACTATGGGAATTGCTGTTGTAGGTGCTGTTATGGTGGGCTGGGGAGATTTTGGCCTTAGTAAAAGTGCGATATTAGGAGACATTCTTTCATTTTTAAGTGTCATTGCAGTAGTGGGGTATTTACTAATTGGTCAAAGTGCGGTAAAGAAAGTGTCTCATTGGATTTATAGTTTCTGTGTATTTGGTTTTGCTGCAGTCGCTTTGATTCTTTATAATGTTGTCACTTCGGTTCAGTTGACAGGCTATGATGCCAAGGAATGGGGGATTTTTGTTTTATTGGCTGTCGTTCCTACCATTTCACATCTCATAAATAACTGGCTTCTTAATTACGTAAATGCTACGACCATTTCTATGAGTATTCTTGGAGAGCCTGTTGGAGCTACCATTTTAGCTGTCATTATTCTGGGTGAACGTATAGTTGCTTGGCAAATTATTGGTGGTCTTATAGTTTTAATCGGGGTATTCTTTTTCCTTATGCAACAAATCAGCGGATATAAGAAAATAAGCAAAGCAAAGGTAGGGTGA
- a CDS encoding CorA family divalent cation transporter, which produces MVNKLKELEVEKAYVTFMFPFAFHENQRQKMMETLERHHFKFFNLKNKALQAGYYGKGVKVRHEQLSQFFLPYIEDKLFPQTTKNRGFLRYSKEINEEFTWELKEQKSNFLINSVDITLCPFGIGVITIRTLKEGQENLSEFLHFISHFRVLEPKLEEEQGVSIYNDSYKFETTNQLVLDYLCPSVKPFIIRNEHLEGYYGSLPFFEDARMLSSVFLVVKEDQEILSEHLYRVAQVDGKMDGNPYISSTNPEYIEQFVEKRLHNRWAPFTYTITSENVQATVTKIDEKASPNSISDFMGTMYYNLLLHYYYKIMLLKLSFEHSEVSWSKDKEYVRELMELISKFYSRYYFGQVSPRQEGKELTHLLREAFNLNHLFIEVKKTLDDLYRAQDNQTSTRHNMLLFMLTVYTTISGIYGMNLVIEDWKGFTDWSKVPGYSFFEWISLVTALSGIGLAIALLVSTGGKGLANRYRKWKRERTD; this is translated from the coding sequence GTGGTAAACAAGTTAAAGGAGTTAGAAGTAGAAAAAGCATATGTTACTTTTATGTTCCCATTCGCCTTTCATGAAAATCAGAGACAAAAAATGATGGAAACGCTAGAAAGGCATCATTTTAAATTTTTTAATTTAAAAAACAAAGCACTTCAAGCTGGTTATTATGGAAAAGGAGTAAAAGTTCGACATGAACAACTAAGTCAATTTTTTTTACCTTATATAGAAGATAAACTATTCCCCCAAACCACCAAAAATAGGGGGTTTTTAAGATATTCAAAAGAAATAAATGAGGAATTCACATGGGAACTTAAAGAACAAAAAAGTAATTTTCTTATTAATAGCGTAGACATCACGCTATGCCCCTTTGGAATTGGGGTTATAACAATCCGTACGTTAAAGGAAGGGCAAGAAAATTTGTCAGAGTTCCTGCACTTTATTTCTCACTTTAGAGTATTAGAACCTAAGCTGGAAGAGGAACAGGGAGTTAGTATATATAATGATTCCTATAAGTTTGAAACAACAAACCAACTAGTCTTAGATTACTTATGCCCGTCAGTTAAGCCATTTATTATAAGGAATGAACATTTAGAAGGATATTATGGTAGTCTTCCTTTTTTTGAAGATGCAAGAATGCTTTCTTCCGTTTTTCTCGTAGTAAAGGAAGATCAAGAAATTTTATCGGAACATCTGTATCGGGTTGCACAGGTTGATGGTAAAATGGACGGAAATCCATATATATCTAGCACTAACCCTGAGTACATCGAGCAATTTGTAGAGAAACGATTACATAATCGATGGGCTCCATTTACATATACTATTACCTCTGAGAATGTTCAGGCAACTGTTACAAAAATAGACGAGAAAGCTTCACCAAATAGCATCTCTGATTTTATGGGAACGATGTATTATAACTTATTGTTGCATTACTACTATAAGATAATGCTATTAAAACTCTCATTTGAGCATAGTGAGGTAAGCTGGTCCAAGGACAAAGAGTACGTGAGAGAGCTTATGGAGCTTATTTCTAAATTTTATTCAAGATACTACTTTGGTCAGGTTTCTCCAAGGCAAGAAGGGAAGGAGCTTACCCATTTACTTCGAGAGGCATTTAATCTAAACCATCTCTTTATTGAAGTAAAAAAGACATTGGATGATTTGTATCGTGCTCAAGATAACCAAACAAGCACTCGTCATAACATGCTTTTGTTTATGCTGACAGTCTATACGACAATTTCAGGTATTTATGGCATGAACTTGGTAATAGAGGATTGGAAGGGGTTCACCGACTGGTCTAAGGTACCTGGATACTCATTCTTTGAATGGATCTCTCTTGTGACAGCACTAAGTGGAATCGGATTGGCTATTGCGCTACTTGTAAGTACAGGCGGCAAAGGGTTGGCGAACAGATATAGAAAGTGGAAAAGAGAACGTACAGATTGA
- a CDS encoding DUF2512 family protein — protein MYFKAFLIKFIMTTAVIWIVLGYYGVELLNIFITSIALTVLGFVGDIFLMPKIGNMLATFGDFILALAVVWLIGIYLFDPSVPAGRAAFIISLILIIGEMYLHQYIKLHIFEPRVTNPSDKAGYYQRTDTQLEFAKAFSKEDFKKK, from the coding sequence ATGTATTTCAAAGCATTTCTCATTAAGTTTATTATGACAACAGCCGTCATTTGGATCGTACTAGGTTATTATGGGGTAGAATTATTAAATATTTTTATTACAAGTATTGCTTTAACTGTTTTAGGCTTTGTAGGTGATATCTTTTTAATGCCAAAGATCGGTAATATGCTTGCAACCTTTGGTGATTTCATACTGGCACTTGCAGTAGTTTGGCTAATAGGTATTTACTTATTCGACCCTTCCGTTCCTGCAGGAAGAGCAGCATTTATTATTTCTCTTATATTGATAATCGGAGAAATGTACTTGCATCAATATATAAAATTGCATATTTTCGAACCAAGAGTAACAAATCCAAGCGATAAAGCAGGTTATTATCAAAGAACGGATACACAATTGGAATTTGCAAAAGCATTTAGTAAAGAGGATTTTAAGAAAAAATAA
- a CDS encoding cytochrome c oxidase assembly protein, producing MHHHQQESGLNIDIAQILLGAPFIIMLFLYLLAVYMSNKSKRKWPKYRTLLWGVGIVLAIISVSGPLAQQAHTDFVAHMVGHLFLGMLAPLLLALAAPMTLFLRALPVKTSRSITRILRTRFIHFFQNPIVASILNVGGLWLLYTTPLFEMMHENSLLYIFIHIHIFLAGYLFTISIIYIDPTPHRKSYIYRSVVFLFALAGHAILSKYIYANPPIGISKTEAEMGGMIMYYGGDAIEIGLIIILFYQWFKQTGPKAEIINPTPINRKEELI from the coding sequence TTGCATCATCACCAACAAGAAAGTGGTTTAAATATCGATATTGCTCAAATACTACTAGGTGCTCCATTTATAATCATGCTTTTTTTATATTTACTAGCCGTATATATGTCTAATAAAAGTAAACGAAAGTGGCCAAAATATAGAACGCTATTATGGGGAGTAGGAATTGTTTTAGCAATTATATCTGTATCGGGTCCCCTCGCACAGCAAGCACATACAGACTTTGTAGCTCACATGGTTGGTCATTTGTTTTTAGGGATGCTAGCACCGTTGCTTTTAGCTTTAGCGGCACCAATGACACTATTTCTTAGGGCTTTGCCGGTCAAAACTTCGCGAAGTATTACTAGAATACTTCGAACTAGATTTATTCACTTTTTTCAAAACCCAATCGTTGCATCTATATTAAATGTCGGTGGACTTTGGTTGTTATATACCACACCTTTATTTGAAATGATGCATGAGAATAGTTTGCTTTATATCTTCATTCATATACACATTTTTCTAGCCGGCTACCTTTTTACAATCTCCATTATATATATTGACCCAACACCTCATAGAAAGAGTTATATATATAGATCAGTGGTTTTTTTATTTGCTCTAGCGGGTCATGCCATCCTTTCCAAATATATTTATGCAAACCCTCCAATTGGTATTTCGAAAACAGAAGCAGAAATGGGAGGGATGATTATGTATTACGGTGGGGACGCTATTGAGATAGGATTAATTATTATTCTTTTTTACCAATGGTTCAAACAAACCGGTCCTAAAGCTGAGATTATTAATCCTACACCTATCAATAGAAAAGAGGAGCTTATATGA
- a CDS encoding DUF2243 domain-containing protein, with amino-acid sequence MTTLKSNAPTKENQKRYSKKNMWTGILFGLGVVAFIDEVVFHQILHWHHFYDKSTTDIGLVSDGLFHAFSFFATVGSAFLMADLHRRQAFWPKRWLGGIFLGAGVFQLYDGTIQHKLMGLHQIRYNVDILPYDLVWNITAILMIIVGLVLLKQTSTKSGGD; translated from the coding sequence ATGACTACTTTAAAAAGTAATGCACCTACCAAAGAAAATCAAAAACGTTATTCCAAAAAGAATATGTGGACTGGAATACTGTTTGGATTAGGAGTCGTTGCCTTTATAGATGAAGTGGTTTTCCATCAAATCTTACATTGGCATCATTTCTATGATAAATCCACAACAGATATTGGCTTAGTTTCCGATGGATTATTCCATGCATTTAGCTTCTTTGCTACTGTGGGCTCGGCTTTTTTAATGGCAGATCTTCATCGACGCCAGGCTTTTTGGCCAAAAAGATGGCTAGGAGGCATCTTTTTAGGAGCCGGAGTTTTTCAGCTATATGATGGTACGATCCAGCATAAGCTAATGGGTTTACATCAAATTCGTTATAATGTCGATATTCTCCCGTATGACTTAGTTTGGAACATAACTGCAATTTTAATGATTATCGTTGGTTTAGTTCTATTAAAACAAACGAGTACTAAGAGTGGAGGTGATTAG
- a CDS encoding GNAT family N-acetyltransferase codes for MKVFNEVKIEQLTSTVEHMEELSELLIQVVEDGASIGFLPPMELADAMDYWEDVLTPEVILFVAKRNNRIIGSIQLHLCSKQNGMHRAEIAKLMTHPHYRRNGIGRQLMEKAENRAAREGRTLIVLDTREGDDSNNLYNSLGYIQAGKIPGYAKSANGEMSATIFYYKRIEESI; via the coding sequence ATGAAAGTGTTTAACGAGGTTAAAATCGAACAGTTAACATCTACCGTAGAACATATGGAGGAGCTTTCTGAGCTACTAATACAAGTGGTAGAAGACGGTGCCTCTATTGGCTTTTTGCCTCCAATGGAGCTAGCGGATGCCATGGATTATTGGGAAGACGTCTTAACCCCTGAGGTTATCTTGTTTGTTGCAAAAAGGAATAATCGTATTATTGGTAGTATCCAGCTCCACCTCTGCAGTAAACAAAATGGTATGCACCGTGCAGAGATCGCTAAACTCATGACTCATCCCCATTACCGTAGAAATGGAATAGGACGTCAGCTAATGGAGAAAGCAGAAAATAGAGCTGCAAGAGAGGGTAGAACCTTAATAGTTTTGGACACAAGAGAAGGGGATGATTCAAACAATTTATATAATTCTTTAGGATACATACAGGCTGGCAAGATTCCTGGTTATGCCAAATCTGCTAATGGGGAAATGAGTGCAACGATTTTTTATTACAAAAGAATAGAGGAATCTATTTAA
- a CDS encoding kinase has translation MFNVQQILTKIKSLNRPFVLGVDGLSGAGKTTFTDQLAQELEEAGHKIVIIHLDDLIEVREKRYNTGQPEWYEYYSMQWDALYIQESLFKSIHEKAKVLQLKFYNALEDQCLSKDIPLKDCTVLLIEGVFLQRKEWRSFVDYLIYLDCPREIRNVRVLKRDSYIGDMEARLNKYERRYWKGEEFYLREEKPLEQADLVLDVENASIIKNVQQ, from the coding sequence ATGTTTAACGTACAACAGATTTTAACAAAAATAAAAAGCTTAAACCGTCCTTTTGTTTTAGGGGTAGACGGGTTAAGTGGGGCAGGAAAGACTACTTTTACGGATCAACTAGCTCAAGAACTGGAGGAGGCGGGTCATAAGATTGTTATTATCCACCTTGATGATTTAATAGAAGTTCGAGAAAAGCGTTATAACACCGGGCAACCAGAATGGTATGAATACTATAGCATGCAATGGGATGCTTTATACATTCAGGAAAGCTTGTTTAAGTCAATTCATGAGAAGGCAAAGGTTCTTCAGCTTAAATTTTATAATGCCCTAGAAGATCAGTGCTTATCAAAGGATATCCCCCTGAAGGACTGTACAGTTCTATTAATTGAGGGGGTATTCCTTCAACGCAAGGAATGGCGTAGTTTTGTTGATTATTTAATCTATTTGGATTGTCCGAGAGAGATTCGAAACGTACGGGTGTTGAAGCGAGATTCTTATATAGGAGATATGGAAGCACGACTAAATAAGTATGAGCGGAGATATTGGAAGGGTGAAGAGTTTTACTTAAGGGAAGAAAAGCCATTGGAACAAGCAGATCTAGTTTTAGATGTAGAAAATGCTTCTATCATAAAAAATGTGCAGCAATAA
- a CDS encoding alpha/beta hydrolase — translation MTKMLAAFLRMGLGIALFPLTIWNITMNHKNKINPPGNIIKTKNSNIHVILEGEGPDVVILEAGLGSISIDWSEIQPKVSKSAKVLSYDRGNYGWSKTRRQTLTALDYVEELKELLEKLDLQPPYVLVGHSFGGLIMRLYASLYPEQVKGLLLVDAVHENQYAPGNQNRGFKRLATFGYVTSLIGLPRILKKKAGRKFLAGEKNHYLNYTGYTMGAYQTIYQEYRDIAISADQLKNAKPLLNDLPVTVLSSNNPEKRWVQQQLLLSKLTARTEHIQTDKGHSIHLEDPYVVTNAIIKLLNTGESKNV, via the coding sequence ATGACTAAAATGCTAGCTGCTTTTCTAAGAATGGGTTTAGGAATTGCCTTATTTCCATTAACCATATGGAATATAACCATGAATCACAAAAATAAAATAAATCCTCCAGGCAATATTATTAAAACTAAGAACTCTAATATACACGTTATATTGGAAGGAGAGGGGCCAGATGTAGTCATATTAGAAGCGGGATTAGGCTCTATCTCTATTGACTGGTCCGAAATTCAGCCCAAAGTTTCTAAGAGTGCTAAAGTATTGTCCTATGATCGAGGGAATTACGGGTGGAGTAAAACAAGACGACAAACTCTAACTGCACTAGATTATGTAGAGGAGTTAAAGGAGCTGCTGGAAAAGTTAGATCTTCAACCACCTTATGTTTTAGTAGGGCATTCCTTTGGAGGGCTTATCATGAGGCTATACGCAAGTTTGTATCCAGAACAGGTGAAGGGTCTACTCCTAGTCGATGCTGTGCATGAGAACCAGTATGCTCCTGGTAACCAAAACAGAGGATTTAAACGGTTGGCGACTTTTGGGTATGTGACTTCTCTTATTGGTCTGCCTAGAATATTAAAGAAAAAGGCAGGAAGAAAGTTTTTGGCTGGAGAGAAAAATCATTATTTAAATTATACTGGATATACAATGGGCGCGTATCAAACGATTTATCAAGAGTATAGGGATATTGCCATTTCAGCAGATCAATTAAAGAATGCAAAGCCCCTTTTAAATGACTTGCCTGTCACTGTATTAAGTTCTAATAATCCCGAGAAAAGATGGGTTCAACAGCAGCTTTTGTTATCCAAGTTAACAGCCAGGACAGAGCATATCCAAACAGATAAAGGTCACTCTATTCATTTAGAGGATCCTTACGTAGTTACCAATGCTATTATCAAGTTATTAAACACAGGAGAATCCAAAAATGTTTAA
- a CDS encoding NIPSNAP family protein, producing the protein MFYRRKYYRVKEEFVESFNKLFNEINLPNQLKHGSRLVGRWMTATKDDLVEIFAIWEYNSYEEYLQIEAAVRSDQPHVASVKGWYEQYGGKEYVQENFLIEVKDERIISTVEKNYD; encoded by the coding sequence ATGTTTTATCGAAGAAAGTATTATCGTGTAAAGGAAGAATTTGTGGAGAGCTTCAACAAGCTATTCAACGAAATTAATTTGCCGAATCAGTTAAAGCATGGCTCTCGCTTAGTAGGAAGATGGATGACGGCAACAAAAGACGATTTAGTCGAGATTTTTGCCATTTGGGAATATAACAGCTACGAGGAATATTTGCAAATAGAGGCTGCAGTAAGAAGTGATCAGCCACATGTTGCAAGCGTTAAAGGATGGTATGAACAATATGGTGGCAAGGAGTATGTTCAAGAAAATTTTTTAATAGAAGTAAAAGATGAAAGAATAATATCAACGGTAGAGAAAAATTATGACTAA